A window of the Vigna angularis cultivar LongXiaoDou No.4 chromosome 3, ASM1680809v1, whole genome shotgun sequence genome harbors these coding sequences:
- the LOC108326359 gene encoding BEL1-like homeodomain protein 1, which yields MATYFQSNPKIQAGADGLQTLVLMNPDYVQYSDAPPPPHGGNHLFLNSAATVANNSSLLNLPHAPSPHTQQFVGVPLSAAAQEPPPSMPHDVSALHGFLPRMQYNLWNTIDPSTAARDATRASQGLSLSLHGEEVRPRSSSAPGASNGGGMAGIQSVLLSSKFLRVTQELLDEIVNVNSGIKVEQGKQSFEKTKAVGESSTAASGDGGEACGKRSSELSTTERQEIQMKKAKLINMLDEVEQRYRQYHNQMQIVTSSFEQVAGIGSARTYTALALQTISKQFRCLKDAITGQIRAANKSLGEEDCFGAKVEGSRLKYVDHHLRQQRAIQQLGMIHHNAWRPQRGLPERSVSVLRAWLFEHFLHPYPKDSDKHMLAKQTGLTRSQVSNWFINARVRLWKPMVEEMYLEEMKEHELNGNGSEEKSSKSGEDPAMKREKRPTSEIESKGSSSKQDVSNSIVSTSPSTSAPVVGNVKNQSGFSFMGSSELDGITQGSPKKPRNPEILLSPNRASSMSMDVKSNEANNEQQLSMEERQSRDGYSFMGSQTNFTGGFGQYPMEEIGRFDAEEFTPRFSGNGVSLTLGLPHCDTLSGTHQTFLPNQNIQLGRGLDIGQPNQFGVLNNSTSHSSAAFESINMQNPKRFAAQLVLDFVA from the exons ATGGCGACATATTTTCAAAGTAACCCCAAAATTCAAGCAGGTGCTGACGGTCTTCAAACTCTCGTACTAATGAACCCTGACTATGTCCAATACTCCGACGCGCCGCCGCCACCCCACGGCGGAAACCACTTGTTTCTCAACTCCGCCGCCACCGTTGCCAACAACTCCTCCCTACTGAATCTCCCTCACGCGCCGTCCCCTCACACTCAGCAATTCGTCGGCGTGCCTCTCTCCGCAGCAGCGCAGGAGCCGCCGCCGTCCATGCCCCATGACGTCTCCGCCTTGCATGGCTTCCTGCCACGCATGCAGTACAACCTTTGGAACACAATTGACCCCAGCACGGCGGCGCGTGATGCCACACGCGCTTCCCAGGGACTGTCACTTAGCCTTCACGGTGAGGAGGTGCGTCCAAGGTCATCCTCCGCCCCTGGGGCCTCCAACGGCGGCGGTATGGCGGGGATTCAGAGTGTTCTCTTGAGTTCCAAGTTCTTGAGGGTCACGCAAGAACTTCTGGACGAGATTGTGAATGTTAACAGCGGAATTAAGGTTGAACAAGGGAAGCAAAGCTTCGAGAAAACTAAGGCGGTTGGAGAATCATCAACCGCTGCTAGTGGTGACGGCGGAGAGGCATGTGGGAAACGTAGCTCTGAACTGTCTACTACAGAGAGACAAGAAATTCAGATGAAGAAAGCAAAGCTAATCAACATGCTTGACGAG GTGGAGCAAAGGTACAGGCAGTACCACAACCAGATGCAGATTGTGACATCCTCCTTTGAGCAAGTTGCAGGGATTGGTTCTGCGAGGACGTACACAGCACTTGCATTGCAAACAATTTCAAAGCAATTTCGATGTTTGAAGGATGCTATAACAGGTCAAATCAGAGCTGCAAATAAGAGTTTGGGAGAAGAGGATTGTTTTGGGGCTAAAGTTGAAGGTTCTAGGCTGAAATACGTGGACCATCATCTACGCCAACAGAGAGCTATTCAACAGTTGGGTATGATCCATCACAATGCTTGGAGACCCCAGAGAGGATTGCCAGAGAGATCGGTTTCTGTCTTACGTGCTTGGCTCTTTGAACACTTTCTCCACCC CTACCCCAAGGACTCCGACAAACACATGCTTGCAAAACAAACAGGGCTTACCAGGAGTCAG GTTTCAAATTGGTTCATAAATGCTCGAGTTCGGCTTTGGAAGCCAATGGTGGAGGAAATGTATTTGGAGGAGATGAAAGAACACGAACTAAATGGAAATGGGTCTGAGGAGAAATCAAGCAAGAGTGGTGAAGATCCCGCGATGAAACGAGAGAAACGTCCTACCTCTGAGATTGAATCAAAAGGTTCTAGTTCTAAACAAGATGTTTCTAATTCAATAGTTTCAACTTCACCATCAACATCAGCACCTGTAGTGGGTAATGTGAAGAATCAATCAGGATTCAGTTTCATGGGGTCATCAGAGTTAGATGGAATCACACAAGGAAGCCCCAAGAAGCCAAGGAACCCTGAAATCCTACTCTCTCCAAATCGTGCTTCTTCAATGAGCATGGATGTTAAAAGCAATGAGGCCAACAATGAGCAACAGCTTTCAATGGAGGAGAGACAGAGCAGGGATGGGTACTCTTTCATGGGGAGCCAAACAAACTTCACAGGTGGTTTTGGGCAATACCCAATGGAGGAAATTGGTAGGTTTGATGCTGAAGAATTCACACCAAGGTTTTCAGGTAATGGTGTTTCCCTCACTCTTGGTCTTCCTCACTGTGACACATTGTCAGGAACACATCAAACCTTTCTCCCAAACCAGAACATTCAGCTAGGAAGAGGGTTGGACATTGGTCAACCGAATCAGTTTGGTGTGTTGAACAATTCCACTTCTCACTCTTCAGCAGCATTTGAGAGTATCAACATGCAGAACCCAAAGAGGTTTGCTGCACAATTGGTACTGGACTTTGTGGCATAA
- the LOC108324884 gene encoding protein LEAD-SENSITIVE 1: protein MGLLSNRVTRESLKPGDHIYSWRTAYIYAHHGIYVGDDKVIHFTRRGQEVGTGTALDLLLVSSGPARARESCPTCTAPQEEHGVISSCLNCFLAGGVLYRFEYAVSPALFLAKARGGTCTLAVSDEDDIVVHRAKHLLENGFGCYNVFKNNCEDFAIYCKTELLVAEQGRIGQSGQAISIIGGPLAAVLSSPLRMVTTNVYGMAVTAVGVYCASRYATDIGMRGDVVKVPVEELTRRLATGLLQVVESQMPMNLAHQSPQLVTH, encoded by the exons ATGGGGCTTCTCTCGAACAG AGTAACCAGAGAGAGCCTGAAACCAGGGGATCATATCTACTCTTGGAGGACTGCGTACATTTATGCTCATCACG GCATTTATGTGGGTGATGACAAAGTCATTCACTTCACCAGGCGTGGGCAAGAAGTAGGTACTGGTACTGCACTAGATCTTCTCCTCGTTAGTTCAGGACCAGCCAGGGCTAGAGAAAGTTGCCCAACATGTACAGCACCCCAAGAGGAACATGGTGTTATCTCCTCCTGCCTGAATTGTTTCCTAGCCGGTGGCGTCCTGTATCGGTTTGAGTATGCCGTTTCCCCTGCCCTCTTCCTTGCAAAAGCTCGCGGTGGAACGTGTACTCTTGCAGTCTCCGATGAAGATGATATCGTGGTCCACCGGGCAAAACATCTACTTGAAAATGGCTTTGGGTGCTATAATGTTTTCAAGAACAACTGTGAAGACTTTGCTATCTATTGCAAAACTGAACTCCTGGTTGCTGAGCAAGGAAGAATTGGACAAAGTGGCCAAGCTATTTCCATCATTGGGGGCCCTCTTGCTGCTGTTCTATCCTCGCCTCTACGAATGGTTACTACCAACGTATATGGAATGGCAGTGACAGCCGTTGGAGTGTACTGTGCCAGTAGATATGCTACAGACATTGGAATGAGGGGTGATGTGGTGAAGGTTCCAGTTGAAGAGTTAACAAGGAGATTGGCCACTGGCCTTCTGCAGGTGGTTGAATCCCAAATGCCAATGAACCTTGCTCATCAATCTCCTCAACTTGTCACTCACTGA
- the LOC108325152 gene encoding uncharacterized protein LOC108325152 translates to MPQGDYIERHRRDYGYRLDHFERKRKKEARQVHKRSAMAQKALGIKGKIIAKKNYAEKAQMKKTLAMHEESTSRRKSDDNVQDGAVPAYLLDRDNTTRAKVLSNTIKQKRKEKAGKWDVPLPKVRPVAEDEMFKVVRTGKRKTKQWKRMVTKATFVGPGFTRKPPKYERFIRPTGLRFTKAHVTHPELKCTFNLEIIGVKKNPNGPMYTSLGVMTKGTIIEVNVSELGLVTPAGKVVWGKYAQVTNNPENDGCINAVLLV, encoded by the exons ATG CCTCAAGGAGACTACATAGAACGTCACAGAAGAGACTATGGCTACCGTCTCGATCACTTCGAGCGTAAGCGCAAGAAAGAGGCGCGTCAAGTTCACAAGCGCTCTGCAATGGCCCAAAAG GCTCTGGGTATCAAGGGAAAAATCATTGCCAAGAAAAATTACGCTGAAAAGGCTCAGATGAAGAAGAC TTTGGCTATGCATGAAGAGTCAACATCTAGGCGCAAGAGTGATGATAATGTCCAGGATGGAGCTGTCCCCGCGTATCTTCTGGATCGTGATAACACGACCAGGGCAAAG GTTCTTAGCAACACAATTAAGCAAAAGAGGAAAGAGAAGGCTGGCAAATGGGATGTTCCTCTACCTAAG GTACGTCCCGTGGCTGAAGATGAGATGTTCAAAGTGGTCCGGACTGGTAAAAGAAAGA CCAAGCAGTGGAAGAGGATGGTTACAAAAGCTACGTTTGTTGGACCTGGTTTTACCAGAAAGCCTCCAAAGTACGAGCGATTCATTCGTCCTACAGGACTGCGGTTCACTAAAGCTCATGTCACCCATCCAGAACTTAAATGCACGTTCAATCTAGAAATAATTGGAGTTAAGAAAAACCCCAATGGCCCTATGTACACTTCTCTTGGTGTCATGACCAAGGGAACTATAATTGag GTGAATGTTAGTGAACTTGGTCTTGTCACACCAGCTGGGAAAGTTGTGTGGG GTAAATATGCTCAGGTGACAAATAACCCAGAAAATGATGGTTGTATAAATGCTGTCTTGCTTGTTTAA